One region of Fragaria vesca subsp. vesca linkage group LG4, FraVesHawaii_1.0, whole genome shotgun sequence genomic DNA includes:
- the LOC101303117 gene encoding uncharacterized protein LOC101303117, with amino-acid sequence MPRTTTLECPGCPPLRALTFDELGLIKVTEARSKQGGVPKMVERWGDPDASKCVLAASMVDRKFDPLLAVARKNGSIEVLNPLNGDLNFSVSNVSESGAQPGEDAVSGLHLFAKQNLELDSRSCTLLTCTTKGNASIRSYEVTKSAADVTSGSSRTWNVCTGGDILCSKVDGTESYSLFGGKRVEMNVWDLENCAKIWTAKSPPKNSLGIFTPTWLTSATYLSKDDHRKFVAGTNSHEVRLYDISAQRRPVISVNFRETPIKAVAEDLDGYTIYIGNGSGDLASVDLRTGKLLGCFLGKCSGSIRSIARHPEYPVIASCGLDSYLRVWNVKTRELLSAVFLKQHLTKVLIDSNFANEETKVTLPAVDEEEHIAPGTPSEEDGETLPVKKKKSKEKKRSKKEAKAESGNEEAGTSYEEDGETLPVKKNKSKEKKRSKREAKAESGNEEASEENGAKKLKSKKSSKRLKRENLDEEI; translated from the exons ATGCCTCGCACCACCACACTTGAGTGCCCAGGTTGCCCTCCTCTTCGGGCCTTGACCTTCGACGAGCTTGGTCTCATTAAAG TTACTGAAGCTCGGAGTAAGCAAGGAGGAGTGCCCAAGATGGTTGAGAGGTGGGGTGACCCGGATGCCTCGAAATGCGTGCTCGCCGCTTCTATGGTTGACCGGAAGTTCGACCCG TTGCTAGCGGTTGCGAGGAAGAATGGCTCG ATTGAGGTTCTTAATCCTCTCAATGGTGATCTCAATTTTTCGGTCTCCAATGTCAGTGAGAGTGGTGCTCAGCCCGGAGAGGATGCTGTTTCTGGGTTGCATTTATTTGCAAAACAAAATTTGGAACTAGATTCTAG GTCTTGCACTTTGCTCACATGTACAACGAAAGGAAATGCAAGCATAAGATCTTATGAAGTGACTAAATCAGCTGCAGATGTCACCTCTGGATCTTCAAGAACATGGAATGTATGTACTGGTGGTGATATCTTATGTTCTAAAGTAGACGGAACTGAAAGCTATTCTTTGTTCGGAGG GAAGCGCGTTGAAATGAATGTATGGGATCTTGAAAATTGTGCCAAGATTTGGACTGCAAAATCT CCTCCAAAAAACAGCCTTGGTATATTTACCCCAACTTGGTTAACATCTGCCACGTATTTGAGTAAAGATGATCACCGCAAATTTGTGGCGGGCACCAACAGCCATGAG GTTCGTCTGTATGACATTTCGGCTCAGCGGAGACCTGTCATATCAGTTAATTTCCGGGAGACCCCTATTAAAGCTGTAGCAGAAGATTTGGATGGCTATACAATCTATATAGGGAATGGATCTGGTGATCTTGCTTCTGTAGATTTGCGTACAG GGAAATTGCTAGGATGCTTTTTGGGAAAATGCTCTGGTAGTATAAGATCCATAGCCAGGCACCCAGAATATCCAGTCATAGCATCATGTG GATTGGATAGTTATCTACGCGTTTGGAATGTAAAGACGCGGGAACTACTCTCTGCG GTTTTCCTGAAGCAGCATCTGACAAAAGTACTGATCGATTCAAATTTTGCCAATGAAG AAACCAAAGTTACCCTTCCTGCAGTGGATGAGGAAGAGCATATTGCACCTGGGACTCCTTCAGAAGAGGACGGTGAGACACTACCTGTGAAAAAGAAAAAATCTAAAGAAAAGAAAAGGAGCAAAAAGGAAGCAAAAGCAGAGAGTGGAAACGAGGAAGCTGGGACTTCTTATGAAGAGGATGGTGAAACACTACCTGTGAAAAAGAATAAATCTAAAGAAAAGAAAAGGAGCAAGAGGGAAGCAAAAGCAGAGAGTGGAAATGAGGAAGCTTCTGAAGAAAATGGAGCCAAGAAATTAAAATCCAAGAAAAGCAGCAAAAGATTAAAACGGGAAAATCTTGACGAAGAAATATGA
- the LOC101304567 gene encoding 4-coumarate--CoA ligase-like 9-like: MPEQVNPTPPVDPKSGYCPETKTYHSLRPPVPLPPLSQPLSLAHYTLSLLHSSSTDPTTPVLIDASTARHLSYSEFLSHFHSLTSSLSSLLSKSQVAYILSPPSLHIPVLYFSLLALGAVVSPANPIGSDSEIAYQVKLTRPAIVFATSATARKLPEGVRTILLDSPEFLSMLESPRSLTRKPDPVEVFQTDPAVILYSSGTTGRVKGVILTHRNFIALIAGMHAVRIEPDPNEPVVQAVSMFTLPLFHVFGFFMLVRAVSMGETLVLMERFDFEGMLKAVERFKVTYMPVSPPLIVALAKSELAEKYDLSSLRLLGCGGAPLGKETAERFVKRFPNVEIVQGYGLTESGGGATRMADPEEAKQYASVGRLAENLEAKIVDPDTGEALPPGQRGELWLRGPTIMKGYVGDDKATAETLDKDGWLKTGDLCYFDNEGFLYIVDRLKELIKYKAYQVPPAELEHILNSHPDIADAAVIPYPDEEAGQIPMAYVVRKPGSNITEAIVTDFVAKQVAPYKKIRHVSFINSIPKSPAGKILRRELVTLALSSGSSKL; this comes from the exons ATGCCTGAACAAGTTAATCCCACCCCTCCGGTCGACCCGAAATCCGGCTACTGCCCCGAAACCAAAACCTACCACTCCCTCCGCCCCCCGGTCCCACTCCCGCCACTCTCCCAGCCCCTCTCTCTCGCCCACTACACCCTCTCCCTCCTCCACTCCTCCTCCACCGACCCCACCACCCCCGTCCTCATCGACGCCTCCACCGCCCGCCACCTGTCCTACTCCGAATTCCTCTCCCACTTCCACTCCCTCACCTCCTCCCTCTCCTCCCTCCTCTCCAAGTCCCAAGTCGCCTACATCCTCTCCCCTCCTTCTCTCCACATCCCCGTCCTCTACTTCTCTCTCCTCGCCTTGGGCGCCGTCGTCTCCCCCGCCAACCCAATCGGGTCGGACTCCGAGATCGCTTACCAAGTCAAACTCACCCGACCCGCAATCGTCTTCGCCACGTCAGCCACCGCCAGAAAGCTCCCGGAAGGCGTCAGAACCATCCTCCTCGACTCCCCGGAGTTTCTCTCCATGCTCGAAAGCCCGAGAAGCTTAACCCGGAAACCCGACCCGGTTGAGGTTTTCCAGACCGACCCGGCCGTGATTTTATACTCGTCCGGGACGACGGGGCGGGTCAAGGGAGTGATTCTGACTCACCGGAATTTTATTGCTCTGATCGCTGGGATGCATGCGGTGAGGATTGAACCCGACCCGAATGAGCCGGTGGTCCAGGCGGTGTCGATGTTCACGCTGCCGCTGTTTCACGTGTTCGGGTTCTTCATGTTGGTCCGGGCTGTTTCGATGGGCGAGACGCTGGTTTTGATGGAGAGGTTTGATTTCGAAGGGATGTTGAAGGCGGTGGAGAGGTTTAAGGTGACGTACATGCCGGTGTCGCCGCCGCTGATTGTGGCGTTGGCTAAGTCGGAGCTGGCGGAGAAGTATGACCTCAGCTCGCTTAGGCTTCTCGGCTGCGGCGGAGCTCCGCTGGGGAAAGAAACGGCTGAGAGATTCGTGAAGAGATTTCCCAATGTGGAAATTGTGCAG GGATATGGTTTGACTGAATCTGGAGGAGGGGCTACAAGGATGGCAGACCCTGAAGAGGCAAAGCAGTATGCTTCTGTAGGCCGCTTGGCTGAAAATCTGGAAGCCAAGATTGTTGATCCCGACACTGGAGAGGCCTTGCCCCCTGGCCAAAGGGGAGAGCTGTGGTTGCGAGGTCCTACAATAATGAAAG GTTATGTAGGAGATGATAAGGCAACTGCTGAGACCTTGGATAAAGACGGGTGGTTAAAGACTGGCGATCTTTGTTATTTTGACAACGAGGGGTTCTTGTACATTGTAGATAGGTTAAAAGAATTGATAAAGTACAAGGCTTATCAG GTACCCCCAGCTGAGTTGGAACATATACTTAACTCGCATCCTGACATTGCTGATGCTGCTGTGATTCC GTACCCTGATGAAGAAGCAGGGCAGATTCCCATGGCCTATGTTGTTAGAAAACCCGGAAGCAATATCACCGAGGCTATAGTAACGGATTTTGTTGCAAAACAG GTTGCACCATACAAGAAGATTCGGCATGTATCATTCATCAACTCTATTCCGAAATCTCCAGCTGGAAAGATTTTGAGAAGGGAGCTAGTTACTCTTGCACTATCTAGTGGCTCATCCAAATTATGA
- the LOC101312434 gene encoding uncharacterized protein LOC101312434 — protein MPFKHTHTIISITRGSLLFNILHLMAIPESQETIIPLIDSSETQPNTEPDDDTHLDHTLSRFENFLRLFGFCQYSFWSFSLSWLAFLLVGVALPMILIEIFQCANCEKYQIKSFELEILVCESLVAAVSLLCISHNLRKYGVRKFLFVDRYHGHMTQFHDEYIRKINGFFHLLLVWLLPCFLLKTAREITRVASVPQDSRWKSVAVLLAFLVSWMYSNVIFLSGSCLFNLVCNLQVIHFDNYGKLLEMDIDVSAYIEEHIRLTHYLSKISHRFRIYLLLQLLLVTASQFVVLLETTENSKLINLTNGGDFVVSSIVELVGIIICLQAAAKISRRAQGLASVTSRWHAMVTCSSGDPSQMGVDNDTENLETSYPAGSLPINYSETDLESIDYVPVPTNTQLASYMSMYHKREAFVSYMQSNPGGVTIYGWRTDRALINTIFFVELSLVLFVLGKTITFTTK, from the exons ATGCCATTTAAACACACTCATACAATCATCTCAATAACCAGAGGCTCTTTGTTGTTCAATATCCTTCATCTCATGGCAATCCCAGAATCACAAGAAACCATAATCCCACTGATAGACTCATCAGAAACACAACCAAACACAGAACCAGATGATGATACCCATCTTGATCACACTCTCTCCCGCTTTGAAAACTTCCTCAGGCTCTTTGGTTTCTGCCAGTATTCCTTTTGGAGCTTCAGCCTCTCATGGCTTGCATTCCTTCTTGTGGGTGTTGCGCTACCTATGATACTTATTGAGATATTTCAATGTGCCAACTGTGAAAAGTATCAGATCAAAAGCTTTGAGCTTGAGATTCTCGTTTGCGAGTCTCTAGTGGCTGCAGTTTCTTTGCTTTGTATTTCTCACAACCTCCGCAAGTATGGAGTAAGAAAGTTCTTGTTTGTGGATAGGTATCATGGCCATATGACTCAGTTCCATGATGAATATATACGAAAGATCAAT GGTTTCTTTCACTTGCTGTTAGTGTGGCTACTGCCTTGCTTCCTTCTCAAGACTGCTCGTGAAATCACTCGAGTTGCTTCTGTTCCCCAAGATTCACGGTGGAAATCTGTTGCTGTTTTACTTGCTTTCCTTGTGTCGTGGATGTATTCCAATGTCATATTCCTATCAGGCAGTTGTTTGTTCAATTTGGTATGCAATTTGCAAGTCATACACTTTGATAACTATGGGAAGCTCTTAGAAATGGATATAGATGTTTCTGCATACATTGAGGAACACATTCGTCTAACGCACTATCTATCCAAGATTAGCCACAGATTCCGAATCTATCTCCTTCTTCAACTTTTACTAGTCACAGCCAGCCAGTTTGTGGTTCTTCTGGAGACAACTGAGAACAGCAAACTCATCAATCTCACCAATGGAGGAGATTTTGTG GTCTCCTCAATTGTTGAGCTTGTTGGGATAATCATATGCCTGCAAGCAGCTGCAAAGATTTCACGTAGAGCTCAAGGACTTGCATCAGTAACTAGCAGATGGCACGCTATGGTCACGTGTAGCTCCGGCGACCCTTCTCAAATGGGTGTTGATAATGATACAGAAAACTTGGAGACCTCATATCCAGCTGGTTCATTGCCCATAAACTACTCAGAGACTGATCTGGAGTCCATTGATTATGTGCCAGTGCCTACAAATACACAACTAGCTTCATACATGTCCATGTATCACAAAAGAGAAGCTTTTG TTTCCTATATGCAGTCCAACCCCGGCGGTGTTACCATATACGGATGGAGGACTGATCGGGCACTAATCAATACAATCTTCTTCGTTGAGCTCTCCCTCGTTCTTTTTGTGCTTGGGAAGACAATAACCTTCACCACTAAATGA
- the LOC101303992 gene encoding malate synthase, glyoxysomal-like yields the protein MMGVGSYGYAAPAGAGGGYDAPEGVEIRGRYDQEYAKILSKEALQFVAELQREFRNRIKYALECRKEAKRRYNEGGVPGFDPATKFVREGDWVCAPVPKAVADRRVEITGPVERKMVINALNSGAKVFMADFEDALSPSWENLIRGQVNLKDAVDGSITFHDKARNRVYKLNDCNIAKLFVRPRGWHLPEAHIFIDGEPATGCLVDFGLYFYHNYAAFSRTQGEGSGPFFYLPKMEHSREAKIWNCVFEKAEKMVGIERGSIRATVLIETLPAVFQMDEILYELRDHSVGLNCGRWDYIFSYVKTFQAHPDRLLPDRVLVGMNQHFMRSYSDLLIRTCHRRGVHAMGGMAAQIPIRDDPVANEAALDLVRKDKLREVKAGHDGTWAAHPGLIPACMEIFTNNMGHTPNQIQTMRREDASAITEEDLLQRPRGVRTLEGLRLNTRVGIQYLAAWLTGAGSVPLYNLMEDAATAEISRVQNWQWIKYGVELDGDGLGVRVGKELFGRVVEEEMERIEREIGKDKFKKGMYKEACKMFTRQCTAQTLDDFLTLDAYNHIVLHHPRASSRL from the exons ATGATGGGAGTTGGCTCTTACGGGTACGCTGCACCGGCCGGTGCAGGAGGGGGATACGACGCCCCCGAAGGAGTTGAGATTCGGGGACGGTATGACCAAGAGTATGCGAAGATTCTGAGCAAGGAGGCTTTGCAGTTCGTGGCGGAGTTGCAGAGGGAGTTCAGGAACAGGATCAAGTATGCATTGGAGTGTAGGAAGGAAGCTAAGAGGAGGTACAATGAGGGCGGTGTGCCAGGGTTTGATCCCGCCACGAAGTTCGTAAGGGAAGGGGATTGGGTTTGTGCACCGGTCCCGAAAGCGGTGGCTGATCGGAGAGTGGAGATTACAGGACCTGTGGAGAGGAAGATGGTCATCAATGCTCTCAATTCTGGAGCAAAAGTTTTCATG GCTGATTTTGAAGATGCGCTTTCACCAAGCTGGGAGAACCTTATAAGGGGTCAAGTGAACCTGAAAGATGCTGTGGATGGGAGCATAACTTTCCATGATAAGGCGAGGAACAGAGTCTACAAGCTCAATGATTGCAACATAGCCAAGCTTTTTGTGCGTCCAAGAGGTTGGCACTTGCCTGAGGCTCATATTTTCATTGATGGTGAGCCTGCAACTGGTTGCCTTGTGGACTTTGGTCTCTACTTCTACCACAACTATGCAGCTTTCAGTCGAACCCAAGGTGAAGGGTCTGGACCTTTCTTCTACCTCCCTAAAATGGAGCATTCAAG GGAAGCGAAGATATGGAATTGTGTGTTCGAGAAGGCCGAGAAGATGGTAGGGATAGAGAGAGGAAGCATCAGAGCCACTGTTCTGATCGAAACTCTTCCGGCTGTGTTTCAAATGGATGAAATCCTCTATGAGCTTAGGGATCACTCTGTTGGTTTGAACTGTGGAAGATGGGATTACATTTTTAGCTATGTCAAGACCTTCCAGGCTCACCCCGACCGCCTATTGCCTGATCGGGTTCTGGTTGGCATGAATCAACATTTCATGAGGAGTTACTCTGATCTACTCATCAGGACCTGCCATAGGCGCGGCGTCCACGCCATGGGAGGCATG GCAGCTCAGATACCAATTAGAGATGATCCAGTAGCAAATGAAGCAGCATTGGATTTGGTGAGGAAGGACAAGCTAAGAGAAGTGAAAGCAGGACATGATGGAACCTGGGCAGCACATCCAGGACTAATCCCAGCCTGCATGGAGATCTTCACAAACAACATGGGCCACACCCCTAACCAAATCCAAACCATGAGGCGAGAAGATGCATCCGCCATAACTGAAGAAGACCTCTTGCAGAGGCCCAGAGGGGTCCGAACCCTGGAGGGTCTGCGGCTGAACACCCGAGTAGGAATCCAATACCTGGCAGCATGGCTAACAGGAGCTGGTTCGGTACCTCTTTACAATCTCATGGAAGATGCTGCAACAGCTGAGATCAGCAGGGTCCAGAACTGGCAGTGGATCAAGTATGGAGTGGAGTTGGATGGAGATGGACTTGGAGTGAGGGTGGGGAAGGAGCTGTTTGGGAGGGTGGTGGAAGAAGAAATGGAGAGGATTGAGAGAGAGATTGGGAAGGACAAGTTTAAGAAGGGAATGTACAAAGAGGCTTGCAAGATGTTCACAAGGCAATGCACAGCGCAAACTCTAGACGACTTTCTGACTCTCGATGCCTATAATCATATCGTCTTGCACCACCCCAGGGCATCATCCAGGCTCTAG
- the LOC101315042 gene encoding uncharacterized protein LOC101315042, which produces MDRRGGCCIARYGGGGGVYDTSKMDRIMLRFRPIAPKPVGGSVCGGSTPEISEKCRRGKRRNVKDKRCNNKKRKASSSSPPEEKKKSGVTAAVTTLSLLPESPEPRDSPEERSSTTWLSFESFPGNKEYQTVNIPAVRPVRVVGSSVTVDCVTDTWVDGGLGFTDEERRMSLETDTCPGFLSDGYGRVVWTNGAYKSMVGQENETDEVTVCLVVKETASVTAVALAYPAFTCRVRVQYTCGSLTVPCDVWRMEGGGFAWRLDVKAALCLGRP; this is translated from the coding sequence ATGGACAGGAGAGGCGGTTGTTGTATAGCGAGGTATGGCGGAGGTGGCGGCGTTTATGACACGTCGAAGATGGATAGAATAATGCTGAGATTCCGTCCGATCGCTCCGAAACCTGTCGGAGGGTCGGTCTGCGGCGGATCTACGCCGGAGATAAGTGAGAAATGTAGGAGGGGTAAGAGAAGGAACGTGAAAGACAAGCGGTGCAATAACAAAAAGAGAAAGGCTTCTTCTTCTTCTCCGCCGGAGGAGAAGAAAAAAAGTGGTGTAACCGCTGCGGTTACTACTCTGTCGCTACTTCCGGAGAGTCCGGAACCTAGGGACTCTCCGGAAGAGCGGAGCTCAACCACGTGGCTGAGCTTCGAGAGCTTTCCTGGAAATAAGGAGTACCAGACGGTGAATATTCCGGCTGTGCGGCCCGTGAGAGTGGTGGGATCGTCCGTGACGGTGGACTGCGTGACGGATACGTGGGTTGATGGAGGACTGGGGTTTACAGACGAAGAGAGGAGGATGAGTCTGGAGACGGACACGTGTCCGGGGTTCTTATCGGACGGGTACGGTAGGGTGGTGTGGACGAACGGGGCGTACAAAAGCATGGTGGGTCAAGAGAACGAGACGGATGAGGTGACGGTGTGTTTGGTTGTGAAGGAGACGGCGTCTGTGACGGCGGTGGCCTTGGCTTACCCGGCGTTTACGTGCAGAGTGAGAGTGCAGTACACGTGTGGATCCCTCACGGTGCCGTGTGACGTGTGGAGAATGGAGGGAGGAGGTTTTGCGTGGCGGTTGGACGTGAAAGCTGCGCTGTGTCTCGGCCGGCCGTAA